A window of Hemibagrus wyckioides isolate EC202008001 linkage group LG03, SWU_Hwy_1.0, whole genome shotgun sequence contains these coding sequences:
- the cdkn3 gene encoding cyclin-dependent kinase inhibitor 3 → MRVSEFDSSDEEDGGDEESYTPLQISWLSLSVVECSQFLGICSLPGCRYKDIRRNLEKDVGELCAQGVQDVFVLCERAELVRYRVPCLLECYTRSGLTVHHLPFPDGGAPELHQCTRILDELQHCLRTQRRTVIHCYGGLGRSGLVAACLLLQLSVSMTPAKAIEILRELRGGGAIQTVKQYNFLHEFREKFAAYQETKESRSSERSVSR, encoded by the exons ATGAGGGTCAGTGAGTTCGATTCCTCTGATGAAgaggatggtggtgatgaagagtCTTACACTCCTCTACAGATCTCCTG gttGTCCTTGTCGGTGGTTGAGTGCTCACAGTTCCTCGGTATTTGCTCTTTACCag GATGCAGATATAAAGACATCAGGAGAAATCTGGAGAAAGACGTGG gcgagCTGTGTGCACAGGGTGTACAGgacgtgtttgtgttgtgtgagagGGCGGAGCTTGTGCGTTACAGAGTGCCGTGTTTGTTGGAGTGTTACACTCGGAGTGGACTCACTGTGCACCACCTGCCCTTCCCTGACGGCGGCGCTCCTGAGCTGCACCAGTGCACTCGCATCCTGGACGAGCTGCAGCACTGCTTACGCACCCAGCGCCGCACCGTCATCCA ttgttaTGGAGGTCTGGGCCGCTCCGGACTCG TCGCTGCGTGTTTGCTGCTGCAGCTCTCCGTCTCCATGACACCCGCTAAAGCCATTGAGATCCTGAGAGAGCTGAGAGGAGGTGGAGCCATTCAAACTGTCAAA CAATACAACTTCCTGCATGAGTTTCGGGAGAAGTTTGCTGCTTATCAGGAAACCAAAGAGTCCAGAAGCTCGGAGAGATCTGTCTCCAGATAG
- the cnih1 gene encoding protein cornichon homolog 1, producing the protein MAFTFAAFCYMLALLLTAALIFFAIWHIIAFDELKTDYKNPIDQCNTLNPLVLPEYLIHVFFCVMFLCAAEWLTLALNMPLLAYHVYRYMTRPVMSGPGLYDPTTIMNADILAYCQKEGWCKLAFYLLSFFYYLYGMIYVLVSS; encoded by the exons ATGGCGTTCACATTCGCGGCCTTTTGTTATATGCTCGCTCTGCTGCTCACGGCGGCCCTCATCTTCTTCGCCATCTGGCAC ATCATTGCATTTGATGAGCTGAAGACAGACTACAAGAATCCTATAGACCAGTGTAACACACTAAAcccg ctggtGTTGCCTGAGTACCTGATCCACGTGTTCTTTtgtgtgatgttcctgtgtgctGCTGAGTGGCTCACCCTCGCCCTCAACATGCCCCTGCTGGCCTATCACGTCTACAG gtacaTGACCCGACCCGTGATGAGCGGCCCTGGACTCTACGATCCCACCACTATCATGAACGCTGATATTCTGGCCTACTGTCAGAAGGAGGGGTGGTGCAAACTTGCCTTCTACCTGCTGTCCTTCTTTTACTATCTCTATGG gatgatCTACGTGTTGGTGAGCTCTTAA
- the gmfb gene encoding glia maturation factor beta produces MSESLVVCEVDGDLVKKLRDFRFRKETSNAAIIMKIDKDRQLVVLDEEYEDISPDELKDELPERQPRFVVYSYKYQHDDGRVSYPLCFIFSSPVGCKPEQQMMYAGSKNKLVQTVELTKVFEIRNTEDLTEEWLREKLGFFR; encoded by the exons ATG agtgagtctttagttgtgtgtgaggtggatggaGACCTAGTGAAGAAGCTGAGGGATTTCCGCTTCAGGAAAGAGACCAGCAACGCCGCCATCATCA tGAAGATTGATAAAGATCGACAGCTGGTGGTCTTGGATGAGGAATATGAA GACATTTCTCCTGATGAGCTGAAGGACGAATTGCCGGAGAGACAGCCTAGAT TTGTAGTGTACAGTTATAAATATCAACATGATGATGGACGAGTGTCGTATCCCCTCTGCTTTATTTTCTCCAGCCCAGtcg gcTGTAAACCCGAGCAGCAGATGATGTATGCTGGaagcaaaaacaaactggtGCAGACGGTGGAACTCACCAAG gtgtttgAGATCAGGAACACAGAGGATCTGACAGAGGAGTGGCTGAGGGAGAAACTCGGCTTCTTCCGTTAA
- the si:ch211-67f24.7 gene encoding uncharacterized protein si:ch211-67f24.7 isoform X1, with protein sequence MKSQEGELVKEISKLQTMVLELRSGFSRALLELNQIQLGDTELQNQLEETRHGCNKRTLHLETLVLTLKEELEEIRGQLRQLCDEQVKSEQTNSTTGAQSDSAPSCSGVKDVSSSTNGIKNVHEVTVAPPLCTVGGALLLHCYLQGLWVGHNSGEVSSHFSLRGEGASSCTQTGRHQCVSISLLKSEWDYFSKLKLLQEKYRTTTSSHTETHKVFVRHVDEMMQRHLLFRNSLQEKLSADEPKHALGDAFLKLTTQDNSAFCDAYLGYTAALATILTTEFSRDPTDKPHNTQEEGEKFRLLSLLLVPVTRLHIYLNTVQVLLSCSSSEHSDWRLLHSSNQVLRNLYTRCHMTLERAGRWSDGAGQPNEGVESVNGLSSRCCAESPECVRSAFTKYRANGHQREPHHLTAPRPLLTPAGILRNSRERLCEPLPAAGWTEGCRWDLRAVECRPVPARRPQSLFLNPGAPGDLSASVPTLKSPSGLAERLCGSPGPDGRVCRSDTYALPQRIDDADTDADVGDASVFDYSSVTTCSPDDTLELRGRDEDEEDEEEEDSEIPVLLKPSYAHTHAHTHSGGGLQRQGSVCTRWQIPRGAPLPPEVCVTGTGTGRRTAKHRRKIPTGAFRPIWDAPFKQGDGPPAKENTVSFSSTNQIINPQRPTESSRSVYRSVCGGEETLWNESDDSEGPCSNV encoded by the exons ATGAAGTCTCAAGAGGGAGAACTAGTGAAGGAGATCTCAaag ctgcagacGATGGTGTTGGAGCTCAGGTCCGGTTTCTCTCGCGCTTTACTGGAGTTAAATCAGATTCAGCTCGGGGACACAGAGCTTCAGAACCAGCTGGAGGAGACGAGACACGGCTGTAACAAACGTACACTACACCTGGAAACACTTGTCCTCACACtaaag gAGGAACTGGAGGAGATTCGTGGTCAGCTCCGTCAGCTGTGTGATGAGCAGGTGAAGTCCGAACAGACGAACAGTACCACAGGTGCACAGAGTGACAG TGCTCCCAGCTGTAGTGGTGTGAAGGACGTTAGCAGCAGCACTAATGGAATTAAAAATGTTCATGAGGTGAcagtagccccgcccctttgtACAGTAGGTGGAGCTCTTCTACTGCACTGCTACCTGCAGGGTTTGTGGGTGGGGCATAACTCAG gtgaagTTTCCTCTCACTTCAGCCTCAGAGGTGAAGGAGCATCAAgctgcacacagacag gcagacatcagtgtgtgagtaTCTCACTGTTAAAGTCTGAGTGGGATTATTTCTCCAAACTCAAACTGCTTCAGGAGAAATACAGAACCACAACCTCCAGTCACACTGAGAcaca taaggtGTTTGTCAGAcatgtggatgagatgatgcaGCGCCACCTGCTGTTCAGAAACAGTCTGCAGGAGAAGCTGAGTGCTGATGAGCCGAAGCATGCACTGGGAGACGCGTTCCTCAAACTCACCACACAGGACAAC TCAGCATTCTGTGATGCGTATCTCGGATACACAGCCGCGCTGGCAACGATCCTGACTACAGAGTTCAGCAGGGATCCAACTGAcaaaccacacaacacacag gaggaaggagagaaatTCAGACTGCTCTCACTGCTGTTAGTGCCAGTGACACGCCTACACATCTACCTGAacactgtacag gtGTTGCTGAGCTGCTCGAGCAGTGAACACTCAGACTGGCGCTTGCTACACAGCAGCAATCAGGTGCTACGCAACCTTTACACACGATGTCACATGACCCTGGAGAGGGCGGGGAGATGGAGCGATGGGGCGGGGCAACCAAACGAGGGGGTGGAGTCAGTGAATGG CCTCAGTAGCAGGTGTTGTGCTGAGAGCCCCGAGTGTGTGCGCTCTGCCTTCACCAAATACCGCGCCAACGGACATCAAAGAGAACCGCATCACCTCACAGCACCACGCCCCCTACTGACCCCTGCTGGAATCCTGCG GAACTCTCGTGAGCGGTTGTGTGAGCCGCTGCCCGCTGCTGGCTGGACCGAGGGCTGCAGGTGGGATTTGCGTGCTGTGGAGTGCCGTCCGGTTCCGGCACGTCGTCCCCAGAGCCTGTTTCTCAATCCCGGCGCTCCAGGTGACCTTTCGGCCTCCGTCCCAACCCTGAAGTCTCCGTCAGGTTTGGCCGAGCGTCTGTGCGGTTCCCCCGGTCCGGACGGTCGAGTGTGTCGCTCTGACACTTACGCTCTGCCTCAGCGCATCGACGACGCAGACACGGACGCGGACGTGGGAGACGCTTCGGTGTTCGATTACTCGTCCGTGACGACATGCAGCCCGGACGACACGCTGGAACTACGGGGGCGGGACGAGGACGAGGAGGACGAGGAAGAGGAAGACAGCGAGATTCCTGTGCTGTTAAAGCCGTCGtacgcacacactcatgctcacacacactccggcgGGGGTTTGCAGAGGCaggggagtgtgtgtacacGCTGGCAGATCCCCCGTGGTGCACCTCTGCctcctgaagtgtgtgtgacgGGAACAGGGACGGGGCGACGCACGGCTAAACACCGCCGCAAAATCCCCACCGGAGCCTTCCGGCCGATTTGGGACGCACCCTTTAAACAG ggagatGGACCTCCTGCTAAAGAGAACACAGTGTCCTTCAgctcaaccaatcagatcataAATC
- the si:ch211-67f24.7 gene encoding uncharacterized protein si:ch211-67f24.7 isoform X2 — MTTPPPTMLLLLMQHNCEDLHHLFKYLTAQLSPSLCVCVCVCTQEELEEIRGQLRQLCDEQVKSEQTNSTTGAQSDSAPSCSGVKDVSSSTNGIKNVHEVTVAPPLCTVGGALLLHCYLQGLWVGHNSGEVSSHFSLRGEGASSCTQTGRHQCVSISLLKSEWDYFSKLKLLQEKYRTTTSSHTETHKVFVRHVDEMMQRHLLFRNSLQEKLSADEPKHALGDAFLKLTTQDNSAFCDAYLGYTAALATILTTEFSRDPTDKPHNTQEEGEKFRLLSLLLVPVTRLHIYLNTVQVLLSCSSSEHSDWRLLHSSNQVLRNLYTRCHMTLERAGRWSDGAGQPNEGVESVNGLSSRCCAESPECVRSAFTKYRANGHQREPHHLTAPRPLLTPAGILRNSRERLCEPLPAAGWTEGCRWDLRAVECRPVPARRPQSLFLNPGAPGDLSASVPTLKSPSGLAERLCGSPGPDGRVCRSDTYALPQRIDDADTDADVGDASVFDYSSVTTCSPDDTLELRGRDEDEEDEEEEDSEIPVLLKPSYAHTHAHTHSGGGLQRQGSVCTRWQIPRGAPLPPEVCVTGTGTGRRTAKHRRKIPTGAFRPIWDAPFKQGDGPPAKENTVSFSSTNQIINPQRPTESSRSVYRSVCGGEETLWNESDDSEGPCSNV, encoded by the exons ATGACTACCCCCCCACCAACCATGCTACTTCTACTCATGCAACACAACTGTGAGGATCTAcaccatttatttaaatatcttaCAGCacaactctctccctctctgtgtgtgtgtgtgtgtgtgtgcactcaggAGGAACTGGAGGAGATTCGTGGTCAGCTCCGTCAGCTGTGTGATGAGCAGGTGAAGTCCGAACAGACGAACAGTACCACAGGTGCACAGAGTGACAG TGCTCCCAGCTGTAGTGGTGTGAAGGACGTTAGCAGCAGCACTAATGGAATTAAAAATGTTCATGAGGTGAcagtagccccgcccctttgtACAGTAGGTGGAGCTCTTCTACTGCACTGCTACCTGCAGGGTTTGTGGGTGGGGCATAACTCAG gtgaagTTTCCTCTCACTTCAGCCTCAGAGGTGAAGGAGCATCAAgctgcacacagacag gcagacatcagtgtgtgagtaTCTCACTGTTAAAGTCTGAGTGGGATTATTTCTCCAAACTCAAACTGCTTCAGGAGAAATACAGAACCACAACCTCCAGTCACACTGAGAcaca taaggtGTTTGTCAGAcatgtggatgagatgatgcaGCGCCACCTGCTGTTCAGAAACAGTCTGCAGGAGAAGCTGAGTGCTGATGAGCCGAAGCATGCACTGGGAGACGCGTTCCTCAAACTCACCACACAGGACAAC TCAGCATTCTGTGATGCGTATCTCGGATACACAGCCGCGCTGGCAACGATCCTGACTACAGAGTTCAGCAGGGATCCAACTGAcaaaccacacaacacacag gaggaaggagagaaatTCAGACTGCTCTCACTGCTGTTAGTGCCAGTGACACGCCTACACATCTACCTGAacactgtacag gtGTTGCTGAGCTGCTCGAGCAGTGAACACTCAGACTGGCGCTTGCTACACAGCAGCAATCAGGTGCTACGCAACCTTTACACACGATGTCACATGACCCTGGAGAGGGCGGGGAGATGGAGCGATGGGGCGGGGCAACCAAACGAGGGGGTGGAGTCAGTGAATGG CCTCAGTAGCAGGTGTTGTGCTGAGAGCCCCGAGTGTGTGCGCTCTGCCTTCACCAAATACCGCGCCAACGGACATCAAAGAGAACCGCATCACCTCACAGCACCACGCCCCCTACTGACCCCTGCTGGAATCCTGCG GAACTCTCGTGAGCGGTTGTGTGAGCCGCTGCCCGCTGCTGGCTGGACCGAGGGCTGCAGGTGGGATTTGCGTGCTGTGGAGTGCCGTCCGGTTCCGGCACGTCGTCCCCAGAGCCTGTTTCTCAATCCCGGCGCTCCAGGTGACCTTTCGGCCTCCGTCCCAACCCTGAAGTCTCCGTCAGGTTTGGCCGAGCGTCTGTGCGGTTCCCCCGGTCCGGACGGTCGAGTGTGTCGCTCTGACACTTACGCTCTGCCTCAGCGCATCGACGACGCAGACACGGACGCGGACGTGGGAGACGCTTCGGTGTTCGATTACTCGTCCGTGACGACATGCAGCCCGGACGACACGCTGGAACTACGGGGGCGGGACGAGGACGAGGAGGACGAGGAAGAGGAAGACAGCGAGATTCCTGTGCTGTTAAAGCCGTCGtacgcacacactcatgctcacacacactccggcgGGGGTTTGCAGAGGCaggggagtgtgtgtacacGCTGGCAGATCCCCCGTGGTGCACCTCTGCctcctgaagtgtgtgtgacgGGAACAGGGACGGGGCGACGCACGGCTAAACACCGCCGCAAAATCCCCACCGGAGCCTTCCGGCCGATTTGGGACGCACCCTTTAAACAG ggagatGGACCTCCTGCTAAAGAGAACACAGTGTCCTTCAgctcaaccaatcagatcataAATC